A portion of the Streptomyces coeruleoprunus genome contains these proteins:
- a CDS encoding Ig-like domain-containing protein, giving the protein MSRIRPRSTFRTTALAGTAVLTAALTACSGGGSGASTTAGQDGKAKPETRISVNLTGKQAKAGEPVRVTLAEGRLTQVTVTDSKGARLDGKVAADGKSWTSARKAAPGTGYTIEARDENGGTAKADFATAAPEKVNKLTLAPGKNTTVGIAQPLSIVFDHPVKNKAEVEKALKVTTSNNTEGSWGWMEDWSGKDRVDWRPKEYWKPGTKVTLNAQLNGVDSGADGGWFVRDYQTGFTIGRNQVVKVDLDNHRLKLMRDGQLVKDLPMSGGTPGGEKASWRGRTVLMSKEGTINMRSETVGLGDAYDKMVDFSMRLTWSGMYAHAAPWNAQYMGNANRSSGCIGMNDADAKWVYGEVQVGDPFEVTGEDAKGTQALNNGYGEWNLSWEDWRAKSALR; this is encoded by the coding sequence TTGAGCCGCATACGCCCGCGCAGCACGTTCCGCACCACCGCCCTCGCCGGTACCGCGGTTCTGACCGCGGCCCTCACCGCGTGCTCGGGCGGTGGCAGCGGCGCATCCACGACCGCCGGCCAGGACGGCAAGGCCAAGCCCGAGACCCGCATCTCGGTGAACCTGACCGGCAAGCAGGCCAAGGCCGGCGAGCCGGTCCGGGTGACGCTGGCCGAGGGCCGCCTGACGCAGGTCACCGTGACCGACTCCAAGGGCGCCCGGCTCGACGGCAAGGTCGCCGCCGACGGCAAGTCGTGGACGTCGGCGCGCAAGGCCGCCCCGGGTACGGGCTACACGATCGAGGCGCGGGACGAGAACGGGGGCACCGCGAAGGCCGACTTCGCGACCGCCGCCCCCGAGAAGGTCAACAAACTGACGCTCGCGCCCGGCAAGAACACCACGGTCGGCATCGCCCAGCCGCTGTCGATCGTCTTCGACCACCCGGTGAAGAACAAGGCCGAGGTGGAGAAGGCCCTGAAGGTCACCACCTCGAACAACACGGAGGGCTCCTGGGGCTGGATGGAGGACTGGTCGGGCAAGGACCGCGTCGACTGGCGCCCCAAGGAGTACTGGAAGCCGGGCACCAAGGTGACCCTGAACGCCCAGTTGAACGGCGTCGACTCGGGTGCGGACGGCGGCTGGTTCGTCCGCGACTACCAGACGGGCTTCACGATCGGCCGCAACCAGGTCGTCAAGGTGGACCTGGACAACCACCGGCTGAAGCTGATGAGGGACGGTCAGCTGGTCAAGGACCTGCCGATGTCCGGCGGTACGCCCGGCGGCGAGAAGGCGTCGTGGCGCGGCAGGACGGTGCTGATGTCGAAGGAGGGCACGATCAACATGCGCTCCGAGACGGTCGGCCTGGGTGACGCGTACGACAAGATGGTCGACTTCTCCATGCGGCTGACCTGGTCGGGCATGTACGCGCACGCCGCGCCGTGGAACGCCCAGTACATGGGCAACGCGAACCGCAGCTCCGGGTGCATCGGCATGAACGACGCGGACGCGAAGTGGGTGTACGGCGAGGTTCAGGTCGGCGACCCGTTCGAGGTCACGGGCGAGGACGCCAAGGGCACGCAGGCGCTCAACAACGGCTACGGCGAGTGGAACCTGTCGTGGGAGGACTGGCGGGCGAAGAGCGCACTGCGCTGA